In a genomic window of Lepisosteus oculatus isolate fLepOcu1 chromosome 3, fLepOcu1.hap2, whole genome shotgun sequence:
- the LOC138237703 gene encoding heat shock protein beta-11-like, with product MLCSHVFQPALSPLVDFHWPVRSLWPQTRPLFHQLQQDMLRQMQEMRSGLDLMDQLYQGIFKETERAAQGPTLTGVQPVSYEVENEGERFALTLDTKDFSPEELCVKQVGRKLQVSGKQEKKQEDGKGSYSYRCQQFRQDFVLPEGVNADAVTCSLRDGRLQIQAPRVALPGEGERILPIDSSPAVKTQLAESSELDSSTADTHNHQEKEHSAKDRRQ from the coding sequence ATGCTGTGCTCTCATGTATTCCAGCCTGCTCTCAGCCCACTGGTGGATTTCCACTGGCCAGTACGCAGTCTCTGGCCACAGACCAGACCCCTCTTccatcagctgcagcaggacATGCTCAGACAAATGCAGGAGATGAGGAGCGGTCTGGACTTGATGGATCAGCTTTATCAAGGGATCTTTAAAGAGACAGAGCGAGCTGCCCAAGGCCCAACCTTGACGGGGGTCCAGCCAGTCTCCTACGAGGTGGAGAACGAGGGAGAGCGCTTTGCTCTAACTCTGGACACAAAAGACTTTTCCCCAGAAGAGCTCTGTGTCAAGCAGGTGGGGAGGAAGCTGCAGGTGAGCGGGAAGCAGGAGAAGAAGCAGGAGGATGGAAAAGGCTCCTACTCTTACAGATGCCAGCAGTTCAGACAGGACTTTGTGCTGCCTGAAGGAGTGAATGCCGATGCGGTGACCTGCTCCCTGCGTGACGGCCGGCTCCAGATACAGGCTCCGAGGGTGGCGCTGCCCGGGGAGGGTGAGAGAATCCTGCCCATTGACAGCAGCCCTGCTGTGAAGACCCAGTTGGCCGAGAGCTCAGAGCTGGACAGCagcactgcagacacacacaatcacCAGGAGAAAGAGCATTCTGCCAAAGACCGGCGGCAGTGA
- the LOC138237706 gene encoding heat shock protein beta-11-like codes for MLCSHVFQPALSPLVDFHWPVRSLWPQTRPLFHQLEQDMLRQMQEMRSGLDLMDQLYQGIFKETERAAQGPTLTGVQPVSYEVENEGERFALTLDTKDFSPEELCVKQVGRKLQVSGKQEKKQEDGKGSYSYRCQQFRQDFVLPEGVNADAVTCSLRDGQLQIQAPRVALPGEGERILPIDSSPAVKTQLAKSSELDSSTADTHNHQEKEDSAKDRRQ; via the coding sequence ATGCTGTGCTCTCATGTATTCCAGCCTGCTCTCAGCCCACTGGTGGATTTCCACTGGCCAGTACGCAGTCTCTGGCCACAGACCAGACCCCTCTTCCATCAGCTGGAGCAGGACATGCTCAGACAAATGCAGGAGATGAGGAGCGGTCTGGACTTGATGGATCAGCTTTATCAAGGGATCTTTAAAGAGACAGAGCGAGCTGCCCAAGGCCCAACCTTGACGGGGGTCCAGCCAGTCTCCTACGAGGTGGAGAACGAGGGAGAGCGCTTTGCTCTAACTCTGGACACAAAAGACTTTTCCCCAGAAGAGCTCTGTGTTAAGCAGGTGGGGAGGAAGCTGCAGGTGAGCGGGAAGCAGGAGAAGAAGCAGGAGGATGGAAAAGGCTCCTACTCTTACAGATGCCAGCAGTTCAGACAGGACTTTGTGCTGCCTGAAGGAGTGAATGCCGATGCGGTGACCTGCTCCCTGCGTGACGGCCAGCTCCAGATACAGGCTCCGAGGGTGGCGCTGCCCGGGGAGGGTGAGAGAATCCTGCCCATTGACAGCAGCCCTGCTGTGAAGACCCAGTTGGCCAAGAGCTCAGAGCTGGACAGCagcactgcagacacacacaatcacCAGGAGAAAGAGGATTCTGCCAAAGACCGGCGGCAGTGA
- the LOC138237705 gene encoding heat shock protein beta-11-like → MLCSHVFQPALSPLVDFHWPVRSLWPQTRPLFHQLEQDMLRQMQEMRSGLDLMDQLYQGIFKETERAAQGPTLTGVQPVSYEVENEGERFALTLDTKDFSPEELCVKQVGRKLQVSGKQEKKQEDGKGSYSYRCQQFRQDFVLPEGVNADAVTCSLRDGRLQIQAPRVALPGEGERILPIDSSPAVKTQLAESSELDSSTADTHNHQEKEHSAKDRRQ, encoded by the coding sequence ATGCTGTGCTCTCATGTATTCCAGCCTGCTCTCAGCCCACTGGTGGATTTCCACTGGCCAGTACGCAGTCTCTGGCCACAGACCAGACCCCTCTTCCATCAGCTGGAGCAGGACATGCTCAGACAAATGCAGGAGATGAGGAGCGGTCTGGACTTGATGGATCAGCTTTATCAAGGGATCTTTAAAGAGACAGAGCGAGCTGCCCAAGGCCCAACCTTGACGGGGGTCCAGCCAGTCTCCTACGAGGTGGAGAACGAGGGAGAGCGCTTTGCTCTAACTCTGGACACAAAAGACTTTTCCCCAGAAGAGCTCTGTGTCAAGCAGGTGGGGAGGAAGCTGCAGGTGAGCGGGAAGCAGGAGAAGAAGCAGGAGGATGGAAAAGGCTCCTACTCTTACAGATGCCAGCAGTTCAGACAGGACTTTGTGCTGCCTGAAGGAGTGAATGCCGATGCGGTGACCTGCTCCCTGCGTGACGGCCGGCTCCAGATACAGGCTCCGAGGGTGGCGCTGCCCGGGGAGGGTGAGAGAATCCTGCCCATTGACAGCAGCCCTGCTGTGAAGACCCAGTTGGCCGAGAGCTCAGAGCTGGACAGCagcactgcagacacacacaatcacCAGGAGAAAGAGCATTCTGCCAAAGACCGGCGGCAGTGA
- the LOC138237707 gene encoding heat shock protein beta-11-like, protein MLCSHVFQPALSPLVDFHWPVRSLWPQTRPLFHQLEQDMLRQMQEMRSGLDLMDQLYQGIFKETERAAQGPTLTGVQPVSYEVENEGERFALTLDTKDFSPEELCVKQVGRKLQVSGKQEKKQEDGKGSYSYRCQQFRQDFVLPEGVNADAVTCSLRDGRLQIQAPRVALPGEGERILPIDSSPAVKTQLAESSELDSSTADTHNHQEKEDSAKDRRQ, encoded by the coding sequence ATGCTGTGCTCTCATGTATTCCAGCCTGCTCTCAGCCCACTGGTGGATTTCCACTGGCCAGTACGCAGTCTCTGGCCACAGACCAGACCCCTCTTCCATCAGCTGGAGCAGGACATGCTCAGACAAATGCAGGAGATGAGGAGCGGTCTGGACTTGATGGATCAGCTTTATCAAGGGATCTTTAAAGAGACAGAGCGAGCTGCCCAAGGCCCAACCTTGACGGGGGTCCAGCCAGTCTCCTACGAGGTGGAGAACGAGGGAGAGCGCTTTGCTCTAACTCTGGACACAAAAGACTTTTCCCCAGAAGAGCTCTGTGTCAAGCAGGTGGGGAGGAAGCTGCAGGTGAGCGGGAAGCAGGAGAAGAAGCAGGAGGATGGAAAAGGCTCCTACTCTTACAGATGCCAGCAGTTCAGACAGGACTTTGTGCTGCCTGAAGGAGTGAATGCCGATGCGGTGACCTGCTCCCTGCGTGACGGCCGGCTCCAGATACAGGCTCCGAGGGTGGCGCTGCCCGGGGAGGGTGAGAGAATCCTGCCCATTGACAGCAGCCCTGCTGTGAAGACCCAGTTGGCCGAGAGCTCAGAGCTGGACAGCagcactgcagacacacacaatcacCAGGAGAAAGAGGATTCTGCCAAAGACCGGCGGCAGTGA